The DNA region CCACCTCCAAAAAAGCCTCCCCAATCACATCCCAGAAAGTCACATAAAATTTCACAGGGAGCCCATCCGAGCCAGGCACTCTGCCGGAACGGAAAGACCGCACCACATCCCAGAGCTCAGCCGACGACACGTCCTTCACCAAAGCGGAACAACCCGCAGCCGACAAACCAGGAGAGCAGTGACGCAAAAAGAAAGCAGCCAAATCCTCATCCACCCCTACCTTCCCATACAGCGCTTCCAATTCCTGCTGCACATACAACAGGACCCCATCCGTGTTAGACAAAACAGAACCGTCCGGATGCTGGAGACCTGTGAAAAGAACCGAGTCCCGAAGGGCTTTCTCCTTTCGtaaaagaaaaggagaaagctgttcaccagacacacgctcgtcAACACGAGCCCGCACCCGAACCCCTTCTGCCAACTCCTCCCGCAAACCACAAATGCGCTCCTTACACACCGAAATAGCATCAAAACAATCAGCCCCACCATTTAGCAACACATACAACCGAGTCAACCGCACCTGAAGAAAGCGCAACAAACCAAACCGCCCCGCCGCCTCACGCCTCGCAACCACAACAAAAAAGGACTTGCATTTCACCTTGCACCACTCCCACCAGTCCAACACAGACGAAAACTCGCACTTGCGAGCAacaagccccacccaccacccacgaaaCGCCTCATGCACCCAAGGACAACGCAACAACCGACAATTCAActtccaccaacccctccccacaCGAACCTGACTACGAACAGCAACacgcaccacaaccaaacaatgaTCAGAAAAGGCAACAGGAACTGTACGAAACGCAAAAACAGAGCCCTCCCGCCCATGAACATAAAAACGATCCAGCCTGGAACACGCCCCTCGCATAGCAAAGGTGAATTCCAAATCGCCCCCAAACATGAGAGCAGCATCATgaaacccacaactctgtaaggtGGAGACCAACGCCCGAGAAACATTCTGCAGATGCGCACTATTACAATCCCGTGCGAGAGTGACACAATTAAAATCACCCCCAAAAACCATGTCCCTTGTGTCATGACGCAAGAAGTGTAACAGCCCACCCTGgaaaaactcctccctctccttgcgacgcgccgtgccagaaggagcatacacagtcaataagggaatctccaccccgaggtaccgcacacgagcgaacaacacccggccatcttcatccatctccgtgtgaagcacggaaatgaaCGCCCTCCGGGAGAACAGCATCAGTATGCCCCCAAAGGACATCCTCGGCGGATTAAGCACTACATGAAAATCATCAGTCAACCCAGACAAAGCACTCAAGTCacgcacattatgctcctgaataaagGCTACATCTACACGTTGCTCACGAAGCACAGCCACCAAGCCCATCTGTACAGCCAAGTCACGCAATCCACGCACATTCAGCGTCGCACAAGTCAGAGAGGGCGCCATCAGGAAGGCAATGAGGACCCCACCAACCCCACAGCCCCCGTAGAAGGTGGAGCAGAGCCTACCACATGGGAGGCAGTAGGAACAGTAGGCGCAccatctggcaaccctgcagaTGAGGGCCCCACAGGAACGCCGGCGCTCGCACACTTTGTAGACTTTGTAAACTTCAACGTCAGCGCATCCCGTCCAGGACCTTCCACACCAGAGGACACCACCCACTGATCAACCGCAACTGCTTCTGGGGCGTCACTGCCCCCAGAGGGGGCCCCGGGTGCAACAGACCGCATCAGGCcaccagagggaggaggaggaggggcgcacGCCACAGCAGCTCCAGCCGTAGACCCCCCTCGCTTAATGGGAGGACCTCTGTCAGAGGAATGCGTCCGTGCCTCCCGCTTACGACGGGGCTGGTCCGACGTCGCGACCGGGGAAGGCCCTCTAGAGCCACGAGAGGACCGCAGCACCTCCGGAGCAGCAGCAACCACGTCGGATGAACGGCCACCAGACGAAGGAGCAACCCCACACGAAGGGCCTGCAGGATCGCCACTCCCACCTACACACGATGGAGCAGCTTCCACAGACGTACCTGTCTCCAAGGCAGCAACGTCTGAAGCCCGATGAACCTCCGCAGTGACGACGTGCACAGGAAGTGGGGGCGCCACATCAGACACCAACGAGCCAGGTGGGTCAAACTGCTGAACAGCCGGAGTAGGATCAGTCGAAGCAGAAGGTTACCAACAACGAGGAGGAGCCGCGGGGGACAAACACGGTCTCTGCACCACCTGGCTtggcccccccaacccccaagggGGGAAAATCACCCTCCTGGAAGATAGCTGGTTCCCCCATCCCGGAAGCAGTGCAACCGGCCGCAAGATGCCCTCGCAAACCACACCGAAAACAGGTGCGTGGTTGATCCTCATAGAAAACCCGCATGTTAAAGCCGTAGAACTTGACCTGAGAAGGAATATCAGAAGGAATAGCATGCCAAGGGTCCGCACATTGGTCCTCAAGCCCGACAGGCGGCCTGAGCGGAGGCAGGTTATACGGTGAGTGAATACAGTACCGTACCGAGAGAAGCAGGTGCGAAGGACCTCCTCGGGAAAGTCCAAGGGAACTCCATGGATGCTGACAAACGTCGGTGCCACACACCGATCCGACACCTCCACAGTACCAGCAGAGCCCGGGAGCAGATGAGAAcgcccagcaaaatcactcacAAAACGCTGATATGGACCAGGGGCAGAGAACTTGATCACCACACGCTTGTCAGAGATCTTCTCAAGGCCGTAAACAGTGAGCAGGTCCACCTGGAAAACATCCAAAAGCGCCACTTCCACCAACGCCCAATCAGCAGCCGCCGAGAACTCCAATCCTGCAGAATCCACCCTCCGAATCCGCGTCACCGACGACGCCATAACGCCAGCTGCCCCCACAGGCTAGccggcacaccacacaccaacaacagcgaCCTGCTCGCACCAGACGTCAGCCAACAACTGAGAGAGCGCCAACGCCGTGACCGCACCCTGCAACAAACAAGCAGCCAAtcagagggaggaagtagcagccagtggcgggctgccactgccactcagcatgccaacttagtggttcgttatggtgaacacgaatgtagatacttatatataacgtctgtatatagtgaataagagCAAaaagagtatggtgggaggagaatgtgggcgagtgaggtgttgagggagtgagggcccggctggtgtgtggcggtcactcctcgttactttttgactcataatagcaacttagtgggtcgttatggtgaacaaaacatacagatccttgtatataacctgtgtatatagtgtaataaccgacaaaatatttgtttactgtttgatgaacataattgaatcaacaatatgcacaccttatttttgagtacagcgatgattcactcattttattatataaatatatcactggtcgaggaccgggccgcggggacactaaaaagccccgaaatcatctcaagataacctcaagatctcaagaagataaccactacacactattgaataatattacagcaaaaaaaaactatgaaaaattagagacattgaaataattaggtaattacctctttgtggcaactccggcctgacagtcttcatgtccattttattgaccagaccacacactagaagttgcagggacgacgacgtttcggtccgtcctggaccattctcaagtctcattcatgtccatagttgaggattgtttgaaaaggataactgagatacagctgaaaggtcatagtgtgaaattcatgtgggttccatctcatgttgaaatagtgctcaacgaggtagcagatgacttggccaaacgtgccatatcaaaaccacaagttgacattgaatgtgaattcacaatgagacaaataaaaagcaaaatcagaaatattcagacacaggcagaagtggagaggagaggtataatgtatgagagaagttaaACCATGAAACACtatatgtatgtgagtcaaaacacccgtttcacttatggtaaaaggagaaatgcatgGAGCGACTCTTTGTACATGCGGcttaggcttgggtacaaatattactgggaatatgggatgtgttcatgataatgacacgaagtgtaaactatgtggtatgttatggTCTCACactttgcccattatgttcttgattgtccgttgattaatgtatatagaaacacagagataaggactgttcctgaacaaatagcctggatgtgtcacaatggaaaggttgatgatattcttgagagttaCAAGAATTTttcaccaagactgtaatcttttgttgaattatctgcatgtctcttgcaaattgtctatacagtatatctaggtcataaaagtatttgtgtgtacgtctgataccatactacttgtgtaaaggaggaaatgtatatgtttatctcagaatgtttggtaatacgtttattgcttgtgatgtgtgtcaatgtatgtattaacacgatgtactgaacggggtgagaatagcttgagctaccttattcctttgtgtgtattttacctcagtaaacttattccaatttcaatttctggcgagcaacagaccgtctgaGACGCACACTGAGTACGCGCTTGTTTTTCGCCAGACTtgcccgccctatagtgggcaatatatgccacttacgatttttttattatttttcccatgatcagtgaacagaaattaacaggtttagaagattttttttttggtatgcgcctaacATGCACATGATAAATAGCCTGGCGCCATACAAGggctaatcgactgagctacgacagggtaaaaagagttgaaaccgaagttctactgaacttagtggatcccgcagcctcgccaaggcacaaaccagggttttacaaaactcctccctgcactcgagctatgtcaataggccgctctccctcttcgcccttacatcattacacaccgcCCTTACATcacaaaccctggtttgtgcttcggagaggctgcgggatccagtaagttcagtcgaACTTTAGTTTCAATTCTTTTACCCTGtcgcagctcagtcgattaaggcagtgtctgggatgttcccggacgcaggttcgaatcctcgtcacggcccttgtggatttgttcatttgatgcatcacgttagtgtgatttctgtgtgcaatgatgtaagggcgaagagggacaatggcctattgacatagctcgagtgcaggggggagttgtgtaaaactctggtttgggcctcggagaggctgtagattcagattcagattcagatgtttattcaggtaaggtatatacatacaagtgatgttacattaatggattgatatatagatagagctagtacatacaatgcctaaagccactattacgcaatgcgtttcgggcaagaaaaacattaatatctagaacttaatactaattgagcataaagaataaaagatgttgagaacaaatacaaataaagataaaaaaaagggggaacatgactgaaaaagcagcacaaatacaataggttgacaaacagtgttgattaaaaaaaaaaaaaaaaaaaataacagacatgggttgacaatagaggagtgaggtagattacagggaatttattaggtagtgtttagtttttatcttaaactggttgagagaggtacagtctttaacatggttgggaaggtcattccacattctgggccccttgatttgcagagcatttctagtttgattaagacgtactctaggaatatcaaaactgtatttatttctggtgtggtgctcatgggttctgttacaaccttctatgaagcttttaagatcaggattggcattatagtttagcgttttatatatgtataatacacatgagagaatgtgcagtgacttaatatctaacatattaagagttagttaagagtaagagtaattaaGATGTAggatccaataagttcagtagaacttcggtttcaactcttataccctgtcgtagctcagtcaattaaggcagtgtctgggatgctcctggacgcaggttcgaatcctcgtcacggcccttgtgcatttgttcatttgatgcatcacaatagtgtgatttatgtgtgtaatgtCTAATTTATTTACCCCCagctataataataatttaacccTCTGGTTTGGCTAGGATATGAGATTAGTTTGTTCAAGTTAAACCCTGCTTGGTAAATTGATTAACCTGGTGGAGTAATACTTACTAGCCTAGGTAAGTCCTTAGCTGAGTACAGGCTAGACAGTGTGGTTGTGGAGTAGCTCGGGGTAGGTCACCATCTCAACCTCCCCAAAGGACCTGAAACACCATAGGCTGATCTTCTTATATTAAGGTAAAGCTTGCTTTGAGAGTTTTGTATAGGGAAGTAATCTCATGTTTGCCTCTATAGGAAACTTGGTCATTTAGGAAGTGTTAACTTAGGGAGTGATTTTTATTAATTACTTTGATAACTTtgcataagtaagtaagtaagtaagagtAAGAAGTAAGTAAGTTAGAACTTCTGTGAGTAAGAACTTTTGTATTTCCTGAGTTTTACCCAATTGATATTATATGATTGTGTTTGCTGTGGTCTCTACGAGTCTGGGTTTATTGGAATGAATCAGTACTAATATTGCAAGCAAGTCATGCTATCTTAACTCCCAAATATATCACTTGGTTTTGTTTGAGTAATTTCCACACTTAATGTAaattcccccctccccgctcagctcgttgtcgccgtgtgggggcttcgtgggcggctgccggagggtgatgctccttgggacagtcttctgtccttttctagccttgtgctcctgctgccgtcctctccaattctgctgggcatcttttccttttccttctgtttcgtttttctccccctcctctcctatctgcttgccgtttcctgccgaccttttgctcgttctggttcttcccttggacttcttctattttgacgcccgggtgcttgaggaggcatactcttgcacccgtagaactgtggtacccgacgtcgagagcgaggggaaccttttattgtcaatccccctttcgtcactgaccccgatctcgacggactgtcggtttcttaaggtggcgtttgtggggcgtatactcacgacgcacccctaggaggccccgatcggcgatagcttcttgttgggtgtcctgcctctaattgtggctccatggtgggtgtgggggcacattcgtgaatgaattcttcttttcgtcaagatgataacccctgtttcggctgcttctggcttaccttctcaggctcgtggggtgggcgaccaagccccgagtcggtccgtattggaagaccgggctctgtagcctccgctgcattgggccccgaccttgctcctcctttggcctctctgactccttcccctgactcccctccctcctctgtggttgggtcgagccccaagcccccagtggtgactacctcgtcccctggcgcggctccttctctagttgtaactactgagccttttaacccctctctctctgggggttctcaccgccgtcctcgtcacggccgccctcgctcgattccttccagttctgctacctatcaagccttgtttagtcccgcttcgtgggccaaatattttgatctcctccctcttgattctgcgcctcctgacgatttctccctccatcgacatctcattgattccgtggatgcctccattactttcaaccccactcgtctcggtacacgtgtcgttgctgctccttctcaggatgctgcttcccgcttggctgccttatcctgccttggcgagacccccgttcgggtctcgaagaacgctcagttgaatgctagtgttggcactattttgcttccgccccatgttgcgaccggtgttcgggacctgcgcgactgccacgacgatattcgacatatcctcgctgcccagggccattctattctccaggtggacacgtttactcgtcccccacgtggtagtcgccgtcaacccctccgggttgtgaagattacctttgatggtaggacccttccaccctctgtcattcttgctggtgccaggtgctctgtccaggagtacattccttctcctcggctctacaacaagtgctggaggtttgggcatggtgccctccgctgctccgggactgtctctctctgtcctttgtgtggtggctaaggtcactctaagtcggagtgcacttctccccaggctcgttgcctcaactgcggtgaggcccatcctaccttctcccgtgcgtgtgtccattacaagcttgaggcagccgtcctcaacctgaagcaccgggagcgtttatcttttcctgaggcgaggcgccaggttcgccggctcccgccttatgctaatatcttttatgctcgcgtgttgcgctcttcctctcctcgtccttcccgccttcctcagactcacaaccgtttccgggccttggaccctgatgcgcccactgccccctcctctgttcctttgggttctctcccgaaggatcctcctcctggtcctctgtctggggttccccttccttctacccggtctgtcgtgtcttctgtgtcttcttcctcgtccccctccgatcctccttcccatcctcttcctccatctatcggctctccccaccgcctgtcggtgcgagcggatgtccatcgctctcccaacggccgtcgtgtgtgctctcgttcggcttctcctgttgagacactggaatccgttgcccg from Procambarus clarkii isolate CNS0578487 chromosome 31, FALCON_Pclarkii_2.0, whole genome shotgun sequence includes:
- the LOC138370274 gene encoding uncharacterized protein Rv2082-like, with translation MASSVTRIRRVDSAGLEFSAAADWALVEVALLDVFQVDLLTVYGLEKISDKRVVIKFSAPGPYQRFVSDFAGRSHLLPGSAGTVEVSDRCVAPTFVSIHGVPLDFPEEVLRTCFSRYGTFDPPGSLVSDVAPPLPVHVVTAEVHRASDVAALETGTSVEAAPSCVGGSGDPAGPSCGVAPSSGGRSSDVVAAAPEVLRSSRGSRGPSPVATSDQPRRKREARTHSSDRGPPIKRGGSTAGAAVACAPPPPPSGGLMRSVAPGAPSGGSDAPEAVAVDQWVVSSGVEGPGRDALTLKFTKSTKCASAGVPVGPSSAGLPDGAPTVPTASHVVGSAPPSTGAVGLVGSSLPS